One genomic region from Argentina anserina chromosome 2, drPotAnse1.1, whole genome shotgun sequence encodes:
- the LOC126785305 gene encoding squalene synthase 2, whose amino-acid sequence MGSLGAMLKHPDDIYPLLKLKMAARNLEKQIPQQPHWAFCYTMLHKVSRSFALVIQQLGPELRNAVCIFYLVLRALDTVEDDTAVETDVKLPILIAFHRHIYDPKWHFACGTKEYKVLMDEFHHVATAFLELGKGYQEAIEDITKRMGAGMAKFICKEVETVDDYDEYCHYVAGLVGLGLSKLFHAAELEDLATDEMSNSMGLFLQKTNIIRDYLEDINEIPKSRMFWPRQIWSKYVNKLEDLKYEENSEKAVQCLNDMVTNALIHMEDCLKYMSNLRDPAIFKFCAIPQIMAIGTLALCYNNIEVFRGVVKMRRGLTAKVIDKTRTMADVYAAFYDFSSILKSKVDKKDPNATKTLSRLESVQKTCRDSGALTNRKSYIIKNEQSHNSALIMVMFIILAIIYAYISASSRF is encoded by the exons ATGGGTAGTTTGGGGGCGATGCTGAAACACCCAGATGACATATACCCTCTTTTGAAGCTCAAAATGGCTGCGAGGAACCTGGAGAAGCAGATCCCACAGCAGCCTCATTGGGCTTTCTGCTATACTATGCTTCACAAGGTCTCTCGCAGCTTCGCTCTCGTTATTCAACAGCTCGGTCCTGAGCTCCGTAATGCT GTTTGTATTTTTTATCTGGTTCTTCGAGCTCTAGACACTGTTG AGGATGATACAGCAGTAGAGACAGATGTCAAACTTCCTATCCTGATAGCTTTCCATCGTCACATATACGATCCCAAGTGGCATTTTGCAT GTGGTACAAAGGAGTACAAAGTTCTCATGGACGAGTTTCATCATGTTGCAACTGCTTTTCTGGAACTTGGGAAGGG TTATCAGGAGGCTATTGAAGATATTACCAAAAGAATGGGGGCAGGGATGGCAAAGTTTATCTGCAAGGAG GTAGAAACAGTTGATGACTATGATGAGTACTGCCACTATGTGGCTGGACTTGTTGGTTTAGGTTTGTCCAAGCTTTTCCATGCTGCTGAATTGGAAGATTTGGCTACAGATGAAATGTCAAATTCAATGGGTTTATTTCTTCAG AAAACAAACATCATTCGAGACTATCTGGAGGATATTAATGAAATACCCAAGTCTCGCATGTTTTGGCCCCGCCAGATCTGGAGTAAATATGTTAACAAACTCGAG GACTtgaaatatgaagaaaactcaGAAAAGGCAGTGCAGTGcttgaatgatatggtgaCTAATGCTTTGATACACATGGAAGACTGCTTGAAGTACATGTCTAATTTGAGAGATCCCGCTATATTTAAGTTTTGCGCTATTCCTCAG ATCATGGCAATTGGCACACTTGCACTATGCTACAACAACATTGAGGTCTTCAGAGGTGTAGTGAAAATGAGGCGTG GTCTTACAGCAAAAGTGATTGACAAAACACGAACAATGGCTGATGTGTATGCTGCTTTCTATGATTTTTCATCAATTCTAAAGTCCAAG GTTGACAAGAAGGATCCCAATGCAACAAAAACATTGAGCAGGCTGGAATCGGTGCAAAAAACATGCAGGGACTCTGGAGCCCTTACCAACAG GAAATCATATATAATCAAGAACGAGCAAAGTCACAATTCAGCTTTG ATTATGGTGATGTTCATCATATTGGCCATCATCTACGCGTACATCTCTGCCAGCTCAAGATTCTAA